The following are encoded together in the Bradyrhizobium sp. CCGUVB1N3 genome:
- a CDS encoding AraC family transcriptional regulator: protein MQNCDPYDLSTTHFSTDAFPERDRQEAFCEIIARSLLKLDVSPLHEQPLAATMSFRALPGLSLSTGQLSPIHCRHLAAQTDNDDFVLVVSWTGGCSVLQGNQETEIHDGQATLTANGVRGEIWGANPAACDYLNLRLSRSLLEPRLSDFSAALARPIGADTPALRLLLGYCRILNDEEAPFTSELGSAVVTHIHDLAALAIGATRDGPEIARRSVAAARLYAVKADIRAQPVDRKLSVAAVAARHRVTPRYIHRLFELDGTTFSEFVLTLRLAHAYRMLRDARLLDSTISTIAFDCGFSDLSYFNRTFKRVYNATPSDIRRTVRRAE from the coding sequence ATGCAGAACTGCGATCCCTACGATCTCTCGACCACGCACTTCTCGACCGATGCGTTCCCGGAGCGCGACCGACAGGAGGCCTTTTGCGAGATCATCGCCCGTTCGCTGCTCAAGCTGGACGTCAGTCCGCTGCACGAGCAGCCGCTCGCCGCGACCATGTCATTCCGTGCACTGCCGGGGCTCAGCCTCTCGACAGGCCAGCTGTCGCCGATCCATTGCCGTCATCTGGCTGCCCAGACGGACAACGACGACTTCGTGCTGGTGGTGAGCTGGACAGGTGGGTGCAGCGTGTTGCAGGGGAACCAGGAAACCGAGATCCACGACGGGCAGGCGACGCTGACGGCCAACGGCGTGCGTGGTGAAATTTGGGGCGCGAACCCGGCAGCGTGCGATTATCTGAATTTGCGGCTGTCGCGCAGTTTGCTCGAACCCCGGCTTTCCGATTTCAGCGCGGCCCTGGCGCGGCCGATCGGCGCGGATACCCCGGCCTTGCGCTTGTTGCTCGGATACTGCCGCATCCTGAACGACGAGGAAGCGCCCTTCACGTCGGAGCTCGGCAGTGCGGTCGTCACGCATATTCACGACCTCGCCGCGCTGGCAATCGGCGCGACCCGGGACGGGCCGGAAATCGCCCGGCGCAGTGTCGCGGCCGCGAGGCTTTATGCCGTCAAGGCTGACATTCGCGCGCAACCTGTCGATCGCAAGCTATCGGTTGCGGCCGTAGCCGCCCGTCACCGCGTGACGCCGCGCTACATCCACCGGCTGTTTGAACTTGATGGCACCACGTTTTCCGAGTTCGTCCTGACGCTCCGGCTGGCGCACGCCTACAGGATGCTGCGCGACGCTCGCCTTCTGGATAGTACGATCAGCACGATCGCCTTCGACTGTGGGTTCAGCGACCTGTCCTACTTCAACCGGACCTTCAAGCGCGTCTACAACGCCACGCCGTCGGACATTCGCCGAACGGTGCGGCGGGCAGAGTGA